A single region of the Nocardioides sp. W7 genome encodes:
- the ilvD gene encoding dihydroxy-acid dehydratase, with protein MSEQHPTTPDLKPRSRDVTDGLERAAARGMLRAVGMGDEDWEKPQIGVASSWNEITPCNLSLDRLAKAVKNGVHAAGGYPLEFGTISVSDGISMGHEGMHYSLVSREVIADSVETVMMAERLDGSVLLAGCDKSLPGMLMAAARLDLSSVFLYAGSTMPGSVDGNDVTIIDAFEAVGACLAGKITRAEVDRIERAICPGEGACGGMYTANTMASVAEAIGMSLPGSAAPPAVDRRRDGFAHRSGEAVVNLLRQGITARQIMTKPAFENAITVVMALGGSTNAVLHLLAMAREADVDLTIDDFNRVGDKVPHLGDLKPFGKYVMNDVDKIGGIPVVMKALLDAGLMHGDCLTVTGKTMAENLEALAPPALDDDVIRKLDRPIHATGGITVLKGTLAPEGAVVKSAGFDDTVFRGTARVFDGERAAMDALEAGKIQARDVVVIRYEGPKGGPGMREMLAITGAIKGAGLGKDVLLVTDGRFSGGTTGLCVGHIAPEASDGGPIAFVQDGDPIILDVLNRSLEVEISEADLAARQEGWTPRPPKYTRGVLGKYAKVVQSAAHGAVTS; from the coding sequence ATGAGCGAGCAGCACCCGACCACTCCCGATCTCAAGCCCCGTTCCCGGGACGTGACCGACGGCCTGGAGCGGGCCGCGGCCCGCGGCATGCTCCGTGCCGTCGGCATGGGCGACGAAGACTGGGAGAAGCCCCAGATCGGCGTGGCCTCGAGCTGGAACGAGATCACCCCCTGCAACCTCTCCCTCGACCGGCTCGCGAAGGCGGTCAAGAACGGCGTGCACGCGGCCGGCGGCTACCCGCTGGAGTTCGGCACCATCTCCGTCTCCGACGGCATCTCGATGGGCCACGAGGGCATGCACTACTCGCTGGTCTCCCGCGAGGTCATCGCCGACTCGGTCGAGACCGTGATGATGGCCGAGCGCCTCGACGGCTCGGTGCTGCTGGCCGGCTGCGACAAGTCGCTGCCCGGGATGCTGATGGCCGCCGCGCGACTCGACCTGTCGAGCGTGTTCCTCTACGCCGGCTCGACGATGCCCGGCTCGGTCGACGGCAACGACGTCACGATCATCGACGCCTTCGAGGCGGTCGGCGCCTGCCTGGCCGGGAAGATCACCCGCGCCGAGGTCGACCGGATCGAGCGGGCCATCTGTCCGGGCGAGGGCGCCTGTGGCGGCATGTACACCGCCAACACGATGGCCTCCGTCGCCGAGGCGATCGGCATGAGCCTGCCCGGCTCGGCCGCGCCGCCGGCGGTCGACCGCCGCCGCGACGGGTTCGCGCACCGCTCCGGCGAGGCCGTGGTCAACCTGCTCCGCCAGGGCATCACCGCCCGCCAGATCATGACGAAGCCGGCGTTCGAGAACGCCATCACCGTGGTCATGGCGCTGGGCGGCTCGACCAACGCCGTGCTGCACCTGCTGGCGATGGCCCGCGAGGCCGACGTCGACCTGACCATCGACGACTTCAACCGGGTCGGCGACAAGGTCCCGCACCTGGGCGACCTGAAGCCGTTCGGCAAGTACGTCATGAACGACGTCGACAAGATCGGCGGCATCCCCGTCGTGATGAAGGCGCTGCTCGACGCGGGCCTGATGCACGGTGACTGCCTGACCGTCACCGGCAAGACCATGGCCGAGAACCTCGAGGCGCTGGCCCCGCCGGCCCTCGACGACGACGTGATCCGCAAGCTCGACCGGCCGATCCACGCGACCGGCGGGATCACCGTCCTGAAGGGCACCCTCGCGCCCGAGGGTGCGGTCGTGAAGTCGGCCGGCTTCGACGACACCGTCTTCCGCGGCACCGCCCGGGTCTTCGACGGCGAGCGCGCCGCCATGGACGCGCTCGAGGCGGGCAAGATCCAGGCCCGCGACGTCGTGGTCATCCGCTACGAGGGCCCCAAGGGCGGCCCCGGCATGCGCGAGATGCTGGCCATCACCGGCGCCATCAAGGGCGCCGGGCTCGGCAAGGACGTCCTGCTCGTCACCGACGGCCGGTTCTCCGGCGGCACCACCGGCCTGTGCGTCGGCCACATCGCGCCCGAGGCCTCCGACGGCGGCCCGATCGCGTTCGTGCAGGACGGCGACCCGATCATCCTCGACGTGCTCAACCGGAGCCTGGAGGTCGAGATCTCCGAGGCCGACCTGGCCGCCCGCCAGGAGGGCTGGACGCCGCGCCCGCCGAAGTACACCCGCGGTGTGCTCGGCAAGTACGCCAAGGTCGTGCAGTCCGCCGCCCACGGCGCCGTCACCAGCTGA
- a CDS encoding pyridoxamine 5'-phosphate oxidase family protein, with amino-acid sequence MGKTYDAIDARLRAFVERQPVFFVATAPSGDGGHVNVSPKGLADTFAVVDEHTVAYLDLTASGAETIAHLRQNGRITLMFCSFERTPNVVRLHGRGRVVTVYDDEFAAWAARFPENPAARAVIVVDVERVSDSCGYALPLLTLDEERDLLTPNMERRGPRGVVAYRVKKNRTSIDGLPAFDQDPVPGREES; translated from the coding sequence ATGGGGAAGACCTACGACGCGATCGACGCACGCCTGCGGGCGTTCGTCGAGCGGCAGCCGGTCTTCTTCGTGGCGACCGCGCCGTCCGGCGACGGGGGCCACGTCAACGTCTCCCCGAAGGGCCTCGCCGACACCTTCGCGGTCGTCGACGAGCACACCGTCGCCTACCTCGACCTGACCGCCAGCGGCGCCGAGACGATCGCCCACCTGCGGCAGAACGGCCGGATCACGCTGATGTTCTGCTCCTTCGAGCGGACGCCCAACGTGGTGCGGCTGCACGGCCGCGGCCGGGTGGTCACCGTGTACGACGACGAGTTCGCCGCCTGGGCCGCCCGCTTCCCCGAGAACCCCGCCGCCCGCGCGGTGATCGTGGTCGACGTGGAGCGGGTCAGCGACTCGTGCGGCTACGCGCTGCCGCTGCTCACCCTCGACGAGGAGCGCGACCTGCTCACCCCGAACATGGAGCGCCGCGGCCCCCGCGGCGTGGTCGCCTACCGGGTCAAGAAGAACCGGACCAGCATCGACGGCCTGCCCGCCTTCGACCAGGACCCGGTGCCGGGCCGGGAGGAGTCGTGA